One part of the Actinomycetota bacterium genome encodes these proteins:
- a CDS encoding sigma-70 family RNA polymerase sigma factor, with the protein MSALADLDDAELVVRARDGEDVAAFEELVHRHRDRAYRVALRITRHPGDAEDVAQEALVRAWRSLPRFRGDARFSTWLYRIVTNLALNRVDRRRGVTAEIPDTAVRSDDPAVRTEDAERLSAALAALERLSAEQRACYVLREMEGLSYEELAEVLDTSVAAVKSRLFRARQELTAALARYDAVGQEEAAT; encoded by the coding sequence GTGTCCGCGCTCGCCGACCTCGATGACGCCGAACTCGTCGTCCGTGCCCGTGACGGCGAGGACGTCGCGGCGTTCGAGGAGCTCGTCCACCGCCACCGCGATCGCGCGTACCGGGTCGCCCTGCGCATCACGCGCCATCCCGGCGATGCTGAGGACGTCGCCCAGGAGGCACTCGTGCGGGCGTGGCGTTCGCTTCCCCGGTTCCGGGGCGATGCACGCTTCAGCACGTGGCTGTACCGGATCGTCACCAACCTCGCCCTCAACCGGGTGGACCGTCGTCGCGGGGTCACTGCCGAGATCCCCGACACGGCGGTGCGGTCGGACGACCCCGCGGTGCGGACCGAGGACGCCGAGCGTCTGTCGGCGGCGCTCGCCGCGCTCGAGCGGCTCTCTGCCGAGCAGCGTGCCTGCTACGTCCTGCGTGAGATGGAGGGCTTGAGCTACGAGGAACTGGCGGAGGTGCTCGACACCTCGGTGGCGGCCGTGAAGAGCCGGCTGTTCCGTGCGCGTCAGGAGTTGACCGCGGCACTGGCTCGCTACGACGCTGTCGGCCAGGAGGAGGCAGCGACGTGA
- a CDS encoding SagB family peptide dehydrogenase, with the protein MTGSFARSYHDATKQTWRSVRETSRELDWANQPFPYKLYPSLRAVPLPLGVRETDWPALDALSGVAPPNRARLDLAWLAGVLFYSAGVTRRWVRGSQPLHFRAAPSAGALYPIELYVVCGELDGDPPLPAGVYHFEPYEFALHPLRLGDHRQDLARAAVDEEVGSAPVSLVVTGIPWRTTWKYGARGYRHLFWDAGTILAHVLSLATAAAVEARVRAGFVDRHVGDLVDIDGAEEVALAVVPLGRSARSSRVRPDEVEPLDVQTVPLSDEVGEFAGVGREHHVGELDNATAVTAWRQSLRHLRSTLTTVIDAPPVLPTFDLLEDVILRRGSTRRFRYDKVPPHALTWPLAVASQPVPGDWSDGDHLLADHHLVVHSVEGFPSGAYRWTPDGPELLRPGAFRGETTTLCLEQELGGDSAYTVFHLADLEAALDAGGARAYRVAQLEGGIAAGRLQLAAFTLGLGGTGLTFYDDDISRFFQTSAEPMTVTAVGTPAYEARSGRRPSEAPPARLSDGWGR; encoded by the coding sequence ATGACCGGATCGTTCGCCCGCAGCTACCACGACGCCACGAAGCAGACGTGGCGCAGCGTGCGCGAGACCAGTCGCGAACTCGACTGGGCGAACCAGCCCTTCCCCTACAAGCTCTACCCGTCGCTGCGTGCGGTGCCGCTTCCACTGGGTGTGCGCGAGACCGATTGGCCAGCGCTCGATGCGCTGTCGGGGGTCGCGCCGCCCAACCGGGCTCGGCTCGACCTCGCGTGGTTGGCGGGCGTGCTCTTCTACAGCGCGGGGGTCACCCGTCGGTGGGTGCGCGGCAGCCAGCCGCTGCACTTCCGCGCCGCTCCCTCGGCAGGTGCTCTGTACCCGATCGAGCTGTACGTGGTCTGCGGCGAGCTCGACGGTGATCCGCCGCTGCCAGCGGGTGTGTACCACTTCGAGCCGTACGAGTTCGCCCTGCACCCGTTGCGGCTCGGCGACCACCGCCAGGACCTCGCCCGGGCCGCGGTCGACGAGGAGGTGGGCTCCGCTCCGGTGTCGCTGGTCGTCACGGGTATCCCGTGGCGTACGACGTGGAAGTACGGGGCGCGCGGCTACCGGCATCTGTTCTGGGACGCTGGCACGATCCTGGCGCACGTGCTGAGTCTCGCCACGGCGGCCGCGGTCGAGGCGCGGGTCCGCGCAGGCTTCGTCGATCGGCACGTCGGCGATCTGGTCGACATCGACGGTGCGGAGGAGGTGGCCCTGGCGGTCGTCCCGCTCGGTCGGTCCGCGCGCAGCTCACGGGTGCGCCCCGACGAGGTCGAACCGCTGGACGTCCAGACCGTGCCGCTGTCGGACGAGGTCGGCGAGTTCGCGGGGGTTGGTCGGGAGCACCATGTCGGCGAGCTCGACAACGCGACCGCGGTGACGGCGTGGCGACAGAGCCTCCGCCACCTGCGGTCCACGCTGACCACCGTCATCGACGCGCCGCCCGTCCTCCCGACCTTCGACCTGCTCGAGGACGTGATCCTGCGACGCGGTTCCACGCGCCGGTTCCGCTACGACAAGGTCCCCCCCCACGCGCTCACGTGGCCGCTCGCGGTGGCGTCCCAGCCGGTGCCGGGGGACTGGTCCGACGGCGACCACCTGCTCGCCGACCACCACCTCGTGGTCCACAGCGTTGAGGGGTTCCCCTCGGGTGCGTACCGATGGACGCCCGACGGTCCCGAGCTGCTGCGCCCCGGGGCCTTCCGCGGCGAGACGACGACGCTGTGCTTGGAGCAGGAGCTCGGCGGCGACAGTGCCTACACCGTCTTCCACCTCGCCGACCTCGAGGCCGCGCTCGACGCGGGAGGGGCGAGGGCCTACCGCGTCGCTCAGCTCGAGGGCGGGATCGCCGCGGGGCGGCTCCAGCTGGCCGCCTTCACGCTCGGCCTGGGTGGTACGGGGCTCACGTTCTACGACGACGACATCAGCCGGTTCTTCCAGACCAGCGCGGAGCCGATGACGGTGACCGCCGTCGGCACACCCGCCTACGAGGCGCGCTCCGGCCGCAGACCGTCAGAGGCCCCACCCGCCCGGTTGTCGGACGGATGGGGCCGGTGA
- a CDS encoding LLM class flavin-dependent oxidoreductase: protein MTRTAAFVQPGRSIERAAAIAATAEQLGYDTVFDNHVLSRDAFAILAHYGRTTSTVRLGTGVYPAFITTPVALGQLAASIDELLDSRLVLGLGTSHRPIIEGVHGLEFPSSPLTAMREIIEALRQLFTTGSLSYEGEYVDIGGFGFMGFEPRADLPIHLAALGPKMLQLAGELADGVILWLCDPRYVREVVVPNVRQGAERAGRDPGDIEIIPAVASCLTDEPQAAYDAQRQALLPYLNLPFYRAMLEASGYTEELAAFDERFGAGDVDGAKAAMTTAMLDNLAGIGTVDVVRGKVEEYRAAGATLPAVGPFRAEGSSEPAETLRAAIGT, encoded by the coding sequence GTGACCCGCACCGCCGCGTTCGTCCAGCCTGGCCGCAGCATCGAGCGGGCGGCAGCGATCGCCGCCACGGCGGAGCAACTCGGCTACGACACCGTGTTCGACAACCACGTGCTCAGCCGTGATGCGTTCGCGATCCTGGCCCACTACGGGCGCACGACCTCGACCGTTCGACTGGGGACAGGGGTCTACCCCGCGTTCATCACCACACCGGTCGCTCTCGGTCAGCTCGCTGCGTCCATCGACGAGCTCCTCGACAGTCGCCTCGTGCTGGGTCTTGGAACCAGTCACCGCCCCATCATCGAAGGGGTCCACGGGCTCGAGTTCCCGTCCAGCCCCCTGACCGCCATGCGCGAGATCATCGAGGCCCTGCGCCAGCTCTTCACGACCGGATCGCTGAGCTACGAAGGGGAGTACGTCGACATCGGCGGCTTCGGGTTCATGGGCTTCGAACCGCGTGCGGACCTGCCGATCCACCTCGCTGCGCTGGGTCCGAAGATGCTGCAGCTCGCCGGTGAGCTCGCGGACGGCGTGATCCTGTGGCTGTGCGACCCGCGCTACGTGCGGGAGGTGGTCGTCCCCAACGTGCGCCAGGGCGCGGAGCGAGCGGGGCGGGACCCTGGCGACATCGAGATCATCCCCGCGGTGGCATCGTGCCTGACCGACGAGCCCCAGGCCGCCTACGACGCCCAACGGCAGGCGTTGCTGCCCTACCTCAACCTGCCGTTCTACCGCGCGATGCTCGAGGCGTCCGGGTACACGGAGGAGCTCGCCGCGTTCGACGAGCGCTTCGGAGCGGGCGATGTCGACGGGGCCAAGGCGGCGATGACGACGGCGATGCTGGACAACCTCGCTGGCATCGGCACCGTGGACGTGGTCCGCGGCAAGGTCGAGGAGTACCGCGCAGCGGGCGCGACCCTGCCAGCGGTCGGACCGTTCCGAGCGGAAGGCTCATCCGAGCCGGCCGAGACGCTGCGAGCGGCGATCGGCACGTGA
- the add gene encoding adenosine deaminase, which translates to MTEQLSSLPKVELHVHLEGSISAATATELSRRHGEDPDSVLPLVEGRYPERFTTFQEFVELYLAVTRQVRTPDDLATVAAEFARQQAAQNVRYTEATFTAATLDDFGLDTAAMWEALRDGLAGQETDVRLIVDAVRNVGPRSGHRTVALVEEGLEIGAPIVGLGLAGDENSAPVRDFTMLREAADRLGLGLTVHAGETGPASNIREALDDIGADRIGHGVAAVNDPQLLHRLVAEQVVLEVCPSSNVVLQVVPDLDDHPFPQLWRRGANVTINSDDPPFFATTLTDELAHAARLAALDDADLAELQRRAARGAFCEDELRSTLFAQIDAWERKRGRECATRLT; encoded by the coding sequence GTGACCGAGCAGCTGTCATCGCTGCCCAAGGTCGAGCTCCACGTCCACCTCGAGGGTTCGATCTCGGCAGCCACGGCCACCGAGCTGTCCCGGCGCCACGGCGAGGACCCAGACTCGGTCCTCCCGTTGGTGGAGGGCCGCTACCCCGAGCGGTTCACGACCTTCCAGGAGTTCGTCGAGCTGTACCTCGCGGTGACCCGTCAGGTCCGTACGCCTGACGACCTCGCGACCGTCGCGGCGGAGTTCGCGCGGCAGCAGGCGGCGCAGAACGTGCGTTACACCGAGGCGACGTTCACCGCTGCGACCCTCGACGACTTCGGTCTGGACACCGCCGCGATGTGGGAGGCACTGCGCGACGGGCTCGCGGGGCAGGAGACCGACGTGCGCCTCATCGTCGACGCCGTGCGCAACGTGGGACCGCGGTCGGGACACCGCACGGTCGCCCTCGTCGAGGAGGGGCTCGAGATCGGCGCCCCGATCGTCGGTCTCGGGCTAGCTGGGGACGAGAACTCCGCGCCGGTCAGGGACTTCACGATGCTGCGGGAGGCGGCCGACCGGCTCGGACTCGGCCTCACGGTGCACGCGGGCGAGACCGGTCCGGCCTCCAACATCCGCGAGGCACTCGACGACATCGGCGCCGACCGCATCGGCCACGGTGTCGCCGCCGTGAACGACCCCCAACTGCTCCATCGCTTGGTGGCCGAGCAGGTCGTGCTCGAGGTCTGTCCGTCGTCCAACGTCGTCCTGCAGGTGGTCCCCGACCTCGACGATCACCCGTTCCCACAGCTGTGGAGACGCGGGGCGAACGTCACCATCAACAGCGACGATCCCCCCTTCTTCGCGACCACCCTGACGGATGAGCTGGCCCACGCCGCCAGGCTCGCGGCTCTCGACGACGCCGACCTCGCCGAGCTCCAGCGCCGCGCCGCGCGCGGGGCTTTCTGCGAGGACGAGCTGCGGTCGACGCTCTTCGCGCAGATCGACGCGTGGGAGCGCAAACGCGGTCGCGAGTGCGCCACCCGACTGACGTGA
- a CDS encoding antibiotic biosynthesis monooxygenase, whose protein sequence is MSVVRINVLEVPDEMTSMLEERFRNRAGEIEKVDGFEGFELLRPTDDSNRWFVYTRWASEDAFQAWVASDAFTKGHAQSAQHGPAASGSELLAFDVVITAG, encoded by the coding sequence GTGAGCGTCGTCCGTATCAACGTGCTCGAGGTCCCCGACGAGATGACGTCGATGCTCGAGGAGCGCTTCCGCAACCGTGCCGGCGAGATCGAGAAGGTCGACGGGTTCGAGGGCTTCGAGCTGCTCCGCCCGACTGACGACTCCAACCGGTGGTTCGTCTACACGCGCTGGGCGTCCGAGGACGCGTTCCAGGCCTGGGTCGCGTCGGATGCGTTCACCAAGGGCCACGCACAGTCGGCCCAGCACGGCCCGGCCGCATCCGGCTCGGAGCTGCTCGCGTTCGATGTCGTCATCACCGCCGGCTGA
- the tkt gene encoding transketolase, protein MLLGHRRPTGRLRTRPPCSPSIPSDRWVGTGLTARLPSLPAGSEVVVGAATVGLRTPDPEPSVSQADTTQLAINTIRTLAMDAVQAADSGHPGMPMGTAPLAYVLFHEAMRFDPAEPGWPGRDRFVLSAGHGSMLLYSMLHLTGYERPTLDDIRNFRQWDAPTAGHPENFLLPGVETTTGPLGQGFANGVGMALAARRLAAEFDRGDHHLFDHRIYAIVSDGDLMEGVASEAASLAGHLRLGNLVYLYDDNHITIDGATDLAFSEDVLARFDAYGWHTDRVEDGNDLDAIRAAVKRAENDDRPSLVAVRTVIGFGSPNKAGTAATHGAPLGADEVAVTKANLGWEYDEPFTVPDEVREHLDARTRGGEARRVWEQRLAAYRDEHAQLADELERRLSGRLREGWRDALPTIEGAAATRKHSGKVINAIADAVPELFGGSADLAGSNNTDVEGAGDFSAGDPSGRNLRFGVREHAMAAISNGMALHGGIIPYAATFLIFTDYARPAIRLSALSRLRVVWVMTHDSVFLGEDGPTHQPVEHLAALRAIPNLQVFRPADGHEVVGAWAAALESGSSPSVIALTRQGVPDLGPIDPEAVSRGGYVRRDCDGTPDIILIGTGSELQLCIGAAERLEADGVGARVVSLPCWERFAAQPVAYREEVLPPQVTKRVAVEAASPFGWERWVGDHGAIVGLDRFGASAPWERIAEELGFTVDHVTEVARRLV, encoded by the coding sequence ATGCTCCTCGGTCATCGCCGTCCGACAGGCCGTCTCCGAACTCGTCCACCGTGCTCCCCTTCGATCCCGTCGGACCGGTGGGTTGGGACCGGCCTGACCGCTCGTCTGCCCAGCTTGCCAGCTGGCTCAGAGGTTGTCGTCGGCGCGGCTACGGTCGGCTTGAGGACACCCGACCCGGAGCCGAGCGTGTCGCAGGCCGATACCACCCAGCTCGCCATCAACACCATCCGGACGCTCGCCATGGACGCCGTCCAGGCCGCCGACTCGGGGCACCCCGGCATGCCGATGGGCACCGCCCCGCTGGCCTACGTGCTGTTCCACGAGGCCATGCGCTTCGATCCGGCCGAGCCGGGCTGGCCCGGGCGCGACCGGTTCGTCCTGTCGGCTGGCCACGGCTCGATGCTGCTGTACTCGATGCTCCACCTCACCGGGTACGAGCGGCCAACGCTCGACGACATCCGCAACTTCCGTCAGTGGGACGCGCCCACGGCGGGCCACCCCGAGAACTTCCTCCTGCCGGGCGTCGAGACCACCACGGGTCCGCTGGGTCAGGGCTTCGCCAACGGTGTGGGCATGGCGCTCGCCGCGCGCCGCCTGGCGGCGGAGTTCGACCGGGGCGATCACCACCTGTTCGATCACCGCATCTACGCCATCGTCTCGGACGGCGACCTCATGGAGGGGGTCGCGTCGGAAGCGGCATCGCTCGCCGGCCACCTGCGCCTGGGCAACCTCGTCTACCTCTACGACGACAACCACATCACCATCGACGGCGCCACCGACCTCGCGTTCAGCGAGGACGTCCTCGCGCGCTTCGACGCTTACGGCTGGCACACCGACCGGGTCGAGGACGGCAACGACCTCGACGCGATCCGCGCCGCGGTCAAGCGGGCCGAGAACGACGATCGTCCGAGCCTGGTCGCTGTGCGCACCGTCATCGGCTTCGGCTCACCGAACAAGGCCGGCACCGCGGCGACGCACGGCGCCCCGCTGGGCGCCGACGAGGTCGCGGTCACCAAGGCCAACCTCGGCTGGGAGTACGACGAGCCGTTCACCGTCCCCGACGAGGTGCGCGAGCACCTCGACGCGCGGACGCGCGGCGGCGAGGCCAGGCGTGTGTGGGAGCAGCGGCTCGCGGCGTACCGCGACGAGCACGCGCAGCTCGCGGACGAGCTCGAGCGGAGACTGAGCGGACGGCTGCGCGAAGGCTGGCGTGACGCGCTGCCGACGATCGAGGGTGCGGCCGCGACCCGCAAGCATTCGGGCAAGGTCATCAACGCCATCGCCGACGCCGTCCCGGAGCTGTTCGGCGGCAGCGCCGACCTCGCCGGTTCGAACAACACCGACGTCGAGGGTGCCGGCGACTTCAGCGCGGGCGACCCGTCGGGGCGCAACCTGCGCTTCGGCGTCCGCGAGCACGCGATGGCTGCGATCAGCAACGGCATGGCCCTGCACGGCGGGATCATCCCGTACGCCGCCACCTTCCTGATCTTCACCGACTACGCCCGGCCCGCTATCCGCCTCTCGGCTCTGAGTCGGCTGCGGGTGGTGTGGGTGATGACCCACGACTCGGTCTTCCTCGGCGAGGACGGCCCGACCCACCAACCCGTCGAGCACCTCGCCGCCCTGCGCGCCATCCCCAACCTGCAGGTGTTCCGCCCCGCCGACGGCCATGAGGTCGTCGGGGCGTGGGCAGCCGCACTCGAGTCGGGCAGCAGCCCGTCGGTCATCGCCCTGACGCGCCAGGGGGTCCCTGACCTCGGTCCGATCGACCCCGAAGCGGTGTCCCGCGGCGGGTACGTCCGCCGGGACTGCGACGGCACGCCCGACATCATCCTGATCGGCACCGGCTCCGAGCTGCAGCTCTGCATCGGTGCCGCCGAGCGCCTGGAGGCGGACGGTGTCGGGGCGCGGGTCGTGTCGCTGCCGTGCTGGGAGCGCTTCGCGGCCCAGCCGGTCGCGTACCGCGAGGAGGTGCTGCCTCCACAGGTCACCAAGCGAGTCGCGGTCGAGGCGGCCTCCCCCTTCGGGTGGGAGCGATGGGTCGGTGACCACGGGGCGATCGTGGGACTGGACCGCTTCGGGGCGTCTGCGCCGTGGGAGCGGATCGCCGAGGAGCTGGGCTTCACCGTCGACCACGTCACCGAGGTCGCGCGACGACTGGTGTAG
- a CDS encoding septum formation family protein has product MDHYAALGVDRRASADEVSEAYGRRVAELRARQLAENDPARLTATEIELDRVEEAWRVLSDPSARTSYDVSTTFGAGGGTGAGDDPVAWQPEAGDSTTSTRTRLFLVVAAIAILGVVVTVFFAGGAERDDEGELVSSGTLQVTDLQVGDCFDSTIDETVGETVEVQGVDAIPCGEPHRNQVYAIRELPDGADAPFPGDDAAFESSGLLCLETFEDFVGLAYEESVLDISVVYPSADTWGTGDREVVCAVYDPAGPVTGSLEDAMR; this is encoded by the coding sequence GTGGATCACTACGCCGCTCTTGGGGTGGACCGTCGCGCGAGCGCCGACGAGGTGTCGGAGGCGTACGGCCGTCGAGTCGCCGAGCTCCGTGCTCGCCAGCTAGCGGAGAACGATCCGGCCCGGCTGACCGCCACCGAGATCGAGCTCGATCGCGTCGAGGAGGCGTGGCGCGTGCTGTCGGACCCGTCGGCGCGCACCTCGTACGACGTCTCGACGACGTTCGGCGCGGGTGGCGGCACGGGTGCAGGCGACGATCCGGTGGCCTGGCAGCCCGAGGCCGGCGACTCGACGACCTCGACGCGCACCCGGTTGTTCCTGGTCGTCGCGGCCATCGCCATCCTCGGCGTCGTGGTTACGGTGTTCTTCGCCGGCGGGGCGGAGCGTGACGACGAGGGCGAGCTCGTCAGCTCCGGGACCTTGCAGGTCACGGATCTGCAGGTGGGAGACTGCTTCGACAGCACCATCGACGAGACCGTGGGCGAGACCGTCGAGGTCCAGGGCGTGGATGCCATCCCGTGCGGAGAGCCGCACCGCAACCAGGTGTACGCGATCAGGGAGCTGCCGGACGGGGCGGACGCTCCCTTCCCCGGGGACGACGCCGCCTTCGAGTCCTCGGGGCTGCTGTGCCTCGAGACGTTCGAGGATTTCGTCGGGCTGGCCTACGAAGAGTCCGTGCTCGACATATCGGTCGTGTACCCGAGCGCCGACACCTGGGGAACGGGTGACCGCGAGGTCGTCTGTGCCGTCTACGACCCGGCCGGACCCGTCACGGGGTCCCTCGAGGACGCGATGCGGTAG
- a CDS encoding NAD-dependent malic enzyme codes for MPNANAVTFRVALENAPGMLSRVTESIDAVGGVVRSVDLVNAQRHVMIRDITVEGEDEDDIARVAAALDAVEGCTLLAMTDDVIEAHLGGKIAIENRRQIRDREDLALVYTPGVAKICNIIAQNPVEAYRLTIKSNAVAVVTDGSAVLGLGDIGPLAALPVMEGKAMLFKSFADVDAYPILVDERDPDVFVDTVARIAQGFGGINLEDIAAPRCFEIEGKLRQRLDIPVFHDDQHGTAVVVLAALLNAVHLVGKELAQLRVVVQGVGAAGVAVTNLLLAAGVTDIVPVDRDGIVEPKRKGNDPIRFRLAKQTNPRELTGGLAEALAGADVFIGVSGPRSLPAELLPTMADAAIVFALANPVPEIMPEEARPHARVVATGRSDYPNQINNVLCFPGLFRGLLDAAATKITDEMKLAAARAIAEIVGEEATEDYIIPSPFDRSVAEAVALAVAETARAQGHVRPGSQGSLEEEAKIHAHEAARRAVEAAT; via the coding sequence ATGCCGAACGCGAACGCGGTGACGTTCCGCGTGGCGCTCGAGAACGCGCCGGGGATGCTGTCGCGCGTCACCGAGTCGATCGACGCGGTCGGCGGCGTCGTTCGTTCGGTCGATCTCGTCAACGCCCAGCGCCACGTGATGATCCGCGACATCACGGTGGAGGGCGAGGACGAGGACGACATCGCCCGTGTGGCCGCCGCTCTCGATGCGGTCGAGGGGTGCACGCTCCTGGCGATGACCGATGACGTCATCGAGGCCCACCTCGGCGGGAAGATCGCGATCGAGAACCGGCGCCAGATCCGTGATCGCGAGGACCTCGCGCTCGTGTACACGCCGGGGGTGGCCAAGATCTGCAACATCATCGCCCAGAACCCGGTCGAGGCGTACCGGCTGACCATCAAGTCGAACGCGGTTGCCGTCGTCACCGACGGGTCGGCGGTGCTGGGGCTGGGCGACATCGGCCCGCTCGCAGCCCTCCCGGTCATGGAGGGCAAGGCGATGCTCTTCAAGAGTTTCGCCGACGTCGACGCCTACCCCATCCTCGTGGACGAGCGCGATCCCGACGTGTTCGTCGACACCGTGGCCCGCATCGCGCAGGGGTTCGGCGGCATCAACCTCGAGGACATCGCCGCGCCCCGTTGCTTCGAGATCGAGGGCAAGCTCCGGCAGCGTCTCGACATCCCGGTGTTCCACGACGACCAGCACGGAACCGCGGTCGTCGTGCTGGCGGCCCTCCTCAACGCCGTCCATCTCGTCGGCAAGGAACTGGCCCAGCTCAGGGTCGTCGTACAGGGGGTCGGGGCGGCTGGTGTCGCGGTCACGAACCTGCTGCTCGCCGCTGGCGTGACCGACATCGTCCCCGTCGACCGAGACGGCATCGTCGAGCCCAAGCGCAAGGGCAACGACCCGATCCGGTTCCGGCTGGCGAAGCAGACCAACCCCCGCGAGCTCACGGGGGGGCTGGCGGAGGCGCTCGCGGGAGCGGACGTGTTCATCGGTGTCTCGGGCCCGCGCTCACTGCCCGCGGAGCTGCTGCCGACGATGGCTGACGCTGCGATCGTCTTCGCGCTCGCGAACCCGGTCCCCGAGATCATGCCCGAGGAAGCCCGTCCGCACGCACGGGTGGTGGCCACAGGGCGGTCGGACTACCCCAACCAGATCAACAACGTGCTGTGCTTCCCGGGCCTGTTCCGGGGATTGCTCGACGCGGCGGCGACCAAGATCACCGACGAGATGAAGCTCGCCGCCGCGCGGGCTATCGCCGAGATCGTGGGTGAGGAGGCGACCGAGGACTACATCATCCCCTCACCGTTCGATCGCTCCGTAGCCGAGGCGGTCGCGCTCGCCGTCGCCGAGACCGCCCGCGCCCAGGGCCACGTCCGCCCCGGCTCGCAGGGCTCGCTCGAGGAGGAGGCCAAGATCCACGCCCACGAGGCCGCCCGCCGCGCCGTCGAGGCCGCCACCTGA